One Xiphophorus maculatus strain JP 163 A chromosome 9, X_maculatus-5.0-male, whole genome shotgun sequence DNA segment encodes these proteins:
- the chaf1a gene encoding chromatin assembly factor 1 subunit A — translation MLAAESSSVDEHLAASTPHRRGMDCKASNANKKLIQARLPFKRLNAEPKENQPPKRPCTHSCPGPADPDTQNENESSPLSERSGPPLVNGRGPLDGFLRRRCPASSASSDSKVVIDLTDDDKSSPVKRRGSPAPAASRPPAKTKQQRKDRTGAAGKHKDVTDTPETQTADFVLITDEEAEEEEEEEEDLATSVSQLDTTTQDSDSEPEEQNESGNKSTQSPSSASSMSESSPENTKTGDSTPTTTPKGPKTPTTPEIPAEEKKIKRRSLKSLQEQEERLRLRQEKERQKEEAKAAKEKKKEEARMLKEEKEREKREKKEKEEREKREKKEKEEKEKAERLKAKEELRKSKLEAKLEEKRKKEEEKRMKEEEKRLKEEKDRLKAEKAEITRFLQKPKIQQAPKTLAAACGKFAPFEIKGNMSLAPLCRVQCDDSVLEELDRCLLKPAENLNALKDWIGQKPRRSGRTEHRQADTLGDCIALDPSKPDDTPDRRRYGPMKLLQFHENYRPAYWGTWRKTSSHISPRCPLRQDKDLLDYEVDSDEEWEEEEPGESLSHSEGEEEEEGGEDDDDDDDGFFVPHGYLSDDEGALEEEDGGDLEKQKLRQTLKAREWDELMSSKKKMKVLEAVVRGCVWDEDGGGLEAFQPYAVCLIDPLPTVDNSPTPAELLQKGQREEQLLGQLLPLLHGNPNSVKVIISEFQEFCRHQSSSSSSSSPSELPSPQSPPENVPSRIQVRRLIKSNAVYEKRSSFKRCCWYVHADVLTRFGQDALPVPCKWTYLTAGARDESREEPQAATGSQGNSPTTPQAASAQLASNKRKSAGSMSITKFMKRCNDPEQVEAAETDGFQADTEDDYDEDCVIISTQTAPKKEKPSSEEDCSMVVDASETAALPAATLSSA, via the exons ATGTTGGCGGCGGAAAGTTCATCTGTGGACGAACATTTGGCAGCATCGACTCCCCACAGGAGAG gcaTGGATTGCAAAGCAAGTAATGCCAACAAGAAACTTATTCAAG CTCGTCTCCCGTTCAAGCGCCTGAATGCCGAACCTAAAGAAAACCAGCCGCCGAAGCGTCCCTGCACTCATTCCTGTCCTGGACCAGCAGACCCGGACACGCAGAACGAGAACGAGTCGTCTCCTCTCTCCGAACGCAGCGGCCCGCCTTTGGTTAATGGCCGCGGCCCGCTGGACGGCTTCCTGAGGCGCAGGTGCCCTGCTTCCTCTGCGTCCTCGGACAGTAAAGTGGTCATCGACCTGACCGACGACGACAAATCGTCCCCCGTAAAGCGCCGCGGCTCCCCTGCTCCGGCCGCTTCTCGTCCCCCAGCGAAAACCAAGCAGCAGCGCAAAGACAGAACAGGGGCTGCTGGGAAACACAAGGACGTTACTGACACTCCTGAAACACAGACTGCAGACTTCGTCTTAATTACTGACGAAGAGgcggaagaagaagaagaagaagaggaggatcTCGCCACATCTGTCTCCCAGCTGGATACTACTACTCAGGATTCAGACAGCGAGCCAGAGGAGCAGAATGAGTCAGGAAATAAGTCGACACAGTCGCCGTCATCGGCCAGCTCCATGTCTGAGAGCTCACCAGAAAACACCAAGACTGGCGACTCGACGCCAACCACTACACCTAAA GGCCCAAAGACCCCCACCACCCCTGAGATACcagcagaggagaaaaagatCAAGAGGCGCTCATTAAAG AGTTTACAAGAGCAAGAAGAGCGGTTACGGCTGCGACAAGAGAAGGAACGGCAGAAAGAAGAAGCCAAAGCTgcaaaggaaaagaagaaagaagaggcTCGCATGCtcaaagaggagaaagaaagggaaaaacgggagaagaaggaaaaggaggagCGGGAAAAAcgggaaaaaaaggagaaggaagagaaagaaaaggcgGAGAGGCTAAAAGCAAAGGAGGAGCTGCGGAAATCTAAGCTTGA GGCAAAGCTGGAGGAAAAACggaagaaggaggaagaaaagcgaatgaaggaagaagagaaacggttgaaagaagagaaagat CGCCTAAAAGCTGAGAAAGCAGAAATTACTCGGTTTCTACAGAAACCCAAAATCCAGCAGGCCCCAAAG actcTCGCAGCTGCGTGTGGGAAGTTCGCTCCATTCGAAATTAAAGGGAACATGTCTCTGGCGCCTCTGTGTCGGGTTCAGTGTGACGACTCGgttctggaggagctggaccGGTGTTTGCTAAAACCTGCCGAAAACCTGAACGCACTGAAAGACTGGATTGGACAAAAACCCAGACGGTCGGGACGCACCGAACACAGACAGGCGGACACGCTCGG GGACTGCATAGCATTGGACCCGTCTAAACCGGATGACACACCGGACCGCAGACGCTACGGACCgatgaagctgctgcagttccACGAGAACTACCGTCCAGCGTACTGGGGCACCTGGAGGAAGACGAGCTCACATATCTCTCCCCGCTGCCCCCTCAGGCAGGACAAG GATTTGTTGGACTATGAGGTGGACAGTGATGAAGAATGGGAGGAAGAGGAACCCGGAGAGTCTTTGTCTCATAGTGAAGGG gaggaggaagaggagggtgggGAGGATGACGACGACGATGACGATGGCTTTTTCGTTCCTCATGGCTACCTCTCAGACGATGAAGGTGCTCTGGAGGAGGAG GACGGCGGCGACCTGGAGAAGCAAAAACTGCGTCAGACACTGAAAGCCAGAGAGTGGGACGAGCTGATGTCCAGCAAGAAGAAGATGAAGGTGCTGGAGGCCGTGGTCAGAGGCTGTGTGTGGGACGAAGACGGAGGCGGTCTGGAGGCCTTCCAGCCTTACGCTGTGTGTCTGATCGACCCGTTACCCACTGTGGACAACAGCCCCACGCCCgcagagctgctgcagaaggGGCAGAGAGAGGAGCAGC TGCTAGGTCAGCTGCTCCCCCTGCTGCACGGAAACCCCAACAGCGTCAAAGTCATCATCTCTGAGTTCCAGGAGTTTTGCCGTCACCAGAGCTCCTCCTCGTCTTCGTCGTCACCGTCTGAGCTGCCCAGTCCTCAGAGCCCTCCAGAAAACGTCCCATCCAG GATACAGGTGAGGCGCCTCATCAAGAGCAACGCCGTTTACGAGAAGCGCTCCTCCTTCAAGCGCTGCTGCTGGTACGTGCACGCCGACGTCCTGACCCGCTTCGGCCAGGACGCTCTCCCAGTGCCGTGCAAGTGGACCTACCTCACCGCCGGAGCGCGGGACGAGTCCCGCGAAGAGCCCCAGGCGGCCACGGGTTCCCAGGGAAACTCTCCGACCACGCCCCAAGCTGCCTCCGCCCAGTTGGCCTCCAACAAGAGGAAGAGCGCCGGTAGCATGTCCATCACTAAGTTCATGAAGAGATGCAACGATCCTGAGCAG GTCGAAGCAGCGGAGACGGACGGTTTCCAGGCCGACACTGAGGATGACTATGACGAAGACTGTGTCATTATCTCCACACAGACCG CTCCCAAGAAAGAGAAGCCCTCCAGCGAGGAAGACTGTTCAATGGTAGTCGACGCCTCTGAAACCGCCGCTCTCCCCGCCGCCACGCTCTCCTCAGCCTGA